From Sphingomonas hengshuiensis, one genomic window encodes:
- a CDS encoding ferritin-like domain-containing protein: METVEEFLAHAIRLEREAADRFDQLADAMKTSGNLGVAKLFRQLADYSRLHLADARERSGYRKIPDLAPHEFEWPDNESPESAAIWAADPLIGPEEALDTALAAEMAGLAYYSGILETTTDPEIRAFAREFVDEENGHVVELKRWIAARQAGRSEPIGASFQTPPG; this comes from the coding sequence ATGGAAACGGTAGAAGAATTCCTGGCGCATGCGATCCGGCTCGAGCGCGAGGCGGCCGATCGATTCGACCAGCTGGCCGATGCGATGAAGACGAGCGGCAATCTGGGCGTGGCGAAGCTGTTCCGCCAGCTGGCGGATTATTCGCGGCTCCATCTCGCGGATGCGCGCGAACGGTCGGGGTATCGCAAGATTCCCGACCTGGCGCCGCATGAATTCGAGTGGCCGGACAATGAGAGCCCCGAATCGGCGGCGATCTGGGCCGCGGACCCGCTGATCGGGCCCGAGGAGGCGCTGGACACCGCGCTTGCCGCCGAGATGGCGGGGCTCGCTTATTATTCGGGGATACTCGAGACGACGACCGACCCGGAAATCCGGGCGTTCGCGCGCGAGTTCGTCGACGAGGAGAACGGCCACGTCGTCGAACTCAAACGCTGGATCGCCGCACGGCAGGCGGGGCGTTCGGAGCCGATCGGAGCAAGCTTTCAAACGCCGCCCGGATAA
- a CDS encoding 2Fe-2S iron-sulfur cluster-binding protein, whose translation MMANVTFSSPRMGKDVTVYAIAGDRGTVLAVAKQHKIPIPFDCQDGECGSCLVEVTHLNPTTTYGKYGIALTEKEKEMLKQLGKITKEEIVNAEVNDMPPRHRLACQCFVRNEDILVTFEGDETLPVQTPHISHAAKRFTGGIEIGSLSEFLGYAVKVEEDAALHFDGLADQMAACGNSEVAALFRQLAGFSRLHLAEAQARAGTLDHDVVVPPDYVWPDHATPERTSLLAGDPALTRLDGLRAALQGERRGYEFYLSVAAKSQDEDIIAMAKLFVREEAEHVKVLEAWITREEWAANHPEPEPASAS comes from the coding sequence ATGATGGCCAACGTAACCTTTTCGTCGCCGCGCATGGGCAAGGACGTGACCGTCTATGCCATCGCGGGCGACCGCGGCACCGTTCTCGCGGTGGCCAAGCAGCACAAGATCCCGATCCCGTTCGATTGCCAGGACGGCGAATGCGGGTCGTGCCTGGTCGAAGTCACCCACCTCAACCCGACCACCACCTATGGCAAATATGGCATCGCCTTGACCGAAAAGGAAAAGGAAATGCTCAAACAGCTCGGCAAGATCACCAAGGAGGAGATCGTCAACGCCGAGGTCAACGACATGCCGCCCCGCCACCGGCTCGCCTGCCAATGCTTCGTGCGCAACGAGGACATATTGGTGACGTTCGAAGGCGACGAGACGCTGCCCGTGCAGACCCCGCATATCAGCCATGCCGCCAAGCGCTTCACCGGCGGAATCGAGATCGGCTCGCTGTCCGAATTCCTGGGCTATGCAGTTAAGGTCGAGGAAGACGCCGCGCTCCATTTCGACGGGCTCGCCGACCAGATGGCAGCATGCGGCAACAGCGAGGTAGCCGCGCTGTTCCGCCAGCTCGCGGGCTTCTCGCGGCTCCACCTCGCCGAGGCGCAGGCGCGCGCGGGCACGCTCGACCATGATGTCGTGGTGCCGCCCGATTATGTCTGGCCCGATCACGCCACGCCCGAGCGCACCTCGCTGCTCGCGGGCGACCCGGCGCTCACCCGGCTCGACGGCTTGCGGGCCGCGCTCCAGGGCGAGCGGCGCGGCTATGAATTCTATCTCTCGGTCGCGGCCAAGAGCCAGGACGAGGACATCATCGCGATGGCCAAGCTGTTCGTCCGCGAAGAGGCCGAGCATGTGAAGGTCCTGGAGGCGTGGATCACGCGCGAGGAATGGGCGGCCAACCATCCGGAGCCCGAGCCCGCATCCGCGAGCTGA
- a CDS encoding TrmH family RNA methyltransferase → MPRQITAFSNPLIKRVRLLRDKRHRKDEGLFLAEGLRILTEAREAGRLPQYLFFAGDSGNHPLVQALVEATEAAGGEAVETNADILSKLSGKDNPGAVVGVYPEFGVALSDLDRSSASIWLVAERLRDPGNLGTILRTGDAVGAGGLILLDEHVDPFSVEAVRASMGALFTVPVAQASWDAFRIWLRAGPGQLVGLSLDTEHDYRAPAYAAPTFLLTGNEAQGMPDFMAAECDLLVKIPMLGKADSLNAAVATAVMAYQVLGQHGG, encoded by the coding sequence ATGCCCCGCCAGATAACCGCCTTTTCCAACCCGCTGATCAAGCGCGTCCGCCTGCTCCGCGACAAGCGCCACCGCAAGGACGAAGGGCTGTTCCTTGCCGAAGGGCTGCGCATCCTGACCGAGGCGCGCGAGGCCGGGCGGTTGCCCCAGTATCTGTTCTTCGCGGGCGACAGCGGCAATCACCCGCTGGTCCAGGCGCTGGTCGAGGCGACCGAGGCGGCGGGCGGCGAGGCCGTCGAGACCAATGCCGACATCCTCTCCAAGCTCTCCGGAAAGGACAATCCCGGCGCGGTCGTCGGCGTCTATCCCGAGTTCGGCGTCGCGCTGAGCGATCTCGACCGCAGCAGCGCATCGATCTGGCTGGTCGCCGAGCGGCTGCGCGATCCCGGCAACCTCGGCACGATCCTGCGCACCGGCGATGCCGTGGGCGCCGGCGGGCTGATCCTGCTCGACGAGCATGTCGACCCCTTCTCGGTCGAAGCCGTCCGCGCCAGCATGGGGGCGCTGTTCACCGTGCCGGTGGCGCAGGCGAGCTGGGACGCGTTCCGCATTTGGCTGCGCGCCGGGCCGGGGCAGCTTGTCGGGCTGAGCCTCGATACCGAGCATGACTATCGCGCGCCGGCCTATGCCGCGCCGACCTTCCTGCTGACGGGCAACGAGGCACAGGGCATGCCCGATTTCATGGCCGCCGAGTGCGACCTGCTGGTCAAAATCCCGATGCTGGGCAAGGCCGACAGCCTGAACGCCGCCGTCGCGACGGCGGTGATGGCCTATCAGGTGCTGGGGCAGCACGGCGGCTGA
- a CDS encoding HPr family phosphocarrier protein → MTKSVRTVTILNRRGLHARASMAFVTLASSQNCELTVEKDGSSASGTSILDLMMLGAAKGDSITISAEGDGADGAVQALAELVEARFGEE, encoded by the coding sequence ATGACCAAGAGTGTGCGTACCGTCACCATCCTCAACCGTCGCGGCCTCCATGCCCGTGCCAGCATGGCGTTCGTCACGCTCGCCAGCAGCCAGAATTGCGAGTTGACCGTCGAGAAGGACGGGTCGAGCGCATCGGGCACGTCGATCCTCGACCTGATGATGCTCGGCGCCGCCAAGGGCGACAGCATCACGATCAGCGCCGAGGGCGACGGCGCCGACGGCGCGGTGCAGGCGCTGGCCGAGCTGGTCGAGGCACGGTTCGGCGAAGAATAG
- a CDS encoding PTS sugar transporter subunit IIA has protein sequence MIGLVLVTHGRLAEEFVVAMEHVVGKQERIEPICIGPDDDMESRRADIAAAIARVDDGVGVIVLSDLFGGTPSNLAISLMEAGRIEVIAGINLPMLIRLGSARKTMKVTEAVAAARDAGRKYITIASEVLGEAAA, from the coding sequence ATGATCGGTTTGGTACTCGTGACGCACGGTCGGCTTGCCGAGGAATTCGTGGTCGCGATGGAGCATGTCGTGGGGAAGCAGGAGCGGATCGAGCCGATCTGCATCGGCCCCGACGACGACATGGAGAGCCGCCGCGCCGACATCGCCGCCGCGATCGCCCGAGTCGATGACGGCGTGGGCGTGATCGTGCTGAGCGACCTGTTCGGCGGCACGCCGTCCAACCTCGCCATTTCGCTGATGGAGGCCGGGCGGATCGAAGTGATCGCGGGCATCAACCTGCCGATGCTGATCCGGCTGGGCAGCGCGCGCAAGACGATGAAGGTCACCGAAGCCGTCGCCGCCGCCCGCGACGCCGGCCGCAAATACATCACCATCGCATCCGAGGTGCTGGGCGAGGCAGCGGCATGA
- the rapZ gene encoding RNase adapter RapZ, with amino-acid sequence MSGRKPKNILLVTGMSGAGKSTVLRTLEDLGWEVVDNLPLILLNRLLDTDPGEGDDSDSDRPLALGIGTQTRGFDAESIVRRIKKLREDYRHDIGTLFLECSGAELQRRYAETRRRHPLEQDRPAADGIARERELLNPLRRWSNRLIDTTTLSANDLQQQIRATFAGETPRAAVLTILSFGYSRGLPRDADLVFDMRFLRNPHWDESLRPGTGQDPDVAAYVAADSAYPAAMAQIEALLLLLLPRYQAEGKAYVTVAFGCTGGRHRSVHVAERMSRRLREEGFSPTVLHRDLKTAPQDSLEGTPVTTRRGGV; translated from the coding sequence ATGAGCGGTCGCAAGCCCAAGAACATCCTGCTCGTCACCGGCATGTCCGGGGCGGGCAAATCGACCGTGCTCCGCACGCTGGAAGATCTGGGCTGGGAAGTCGTCGACAATCTGCCGCTGATCCTGCTCAACCGCCTGCTCGATACCGATCCCGGCGAAGGCGACGACAGCGACAGCGACCGCCCGCTGGCGCTGGGCATCGGCACCCAGACCCGCGGCTTCGACGCCGAGAGCATCGTCCGGCGGATCAAGAAGCTGCGCGAGGATTATCGCCACGATATCGGCACGCTGTTCCTCGAATGCTCGGGCGCCGAGTTGCAGCGGCGCTATGCCGAGACGCGGCGGCGGCACCCGCTCGAACAGGACCGCCCGGCGGCGGACGGCATTGCCCGCGAGCGTGAATTGCTCAACCCGCTGCGGCGCTGGTCGAACCGGCTGATCGACACCACCACGCTCTCCGCCAACGACCTCCAGCAGCAGATCCGCGCGACCTTTGCCGGCGAGACGCCGCGCGCCGCGGTGCTGACGATCCTGTCCTTCGGCTATTCCCGCGGGCTGCCGCGCGACGCCGACCTCGTGTTCGACATGCGGTTCCTCCGCAACCCGCATTGGGACGAGTCGCTGCGCCCCGGGACCGGCCAGGACCCCGACGTCGCCGCCTATGTCGCGGCGGACTCGGCCTATCCGGCGGCGATGGCGCAGATCGAGGCACTGCTGCTCCTCCTGCTGCCGCGCTATCAGGCGGAGGGCAAAGCCTATGTCACGGTCGCCTTTGGATGCACCGGGGGGCGGCACCGGTCGGTGCATGTTGCGGAGCGTATGTCCCGCAGGTTGCGCGAAGAGGGATTTTCGCCCACGGTGCTGCACCGCGATTTGAAGACCGCGCCGCAGGACTCGCTGGAGGGGACGCCGGTGACCACAAGAAGGGGCGGAGTTTGA
- a CDS encoding sensor histidine kinase: MAPDIVSRTNSERDLALKWSNRVSLTPRILAVNIFALALLGGGFSYLDSYRSRIVDSRVAQSAREVRLVAQALASATAERRDLLLLSLARDTGTRIRLYDEDGRLIADSRDLGLRNMILRDPDKDPIGQEIARFLDGVIDTVAGADRTPLYREHPGDRGLEWPDVLAARTSHGTPATVWRAPDRTPVITAAAPITQLGVVMTTVNARDITQTVRIERYRLGLVLAVVSLVSVLLSLFLARTIVRPLRRLARAAVRVRLGRAREVVVPRLPERNDEIGLLARALSDMSQALRARIDATETFAADLTHELKNPLASLRSAVEGLSRVKDPELQERLLAIVRDDVLRLDRLISDISDASRLDAQLSRATFERVDIGAMLQALLDQRGERGLPNGIRLVFDRAPGADLTVLGEGARLERVFENLIENATSFSPEGGLISLSATSDGETLTVRVEDEGPGVPEEAREAIFRRFHSVRPQSEAFGQHSGLGLAIARTIVEGHQGMISVESREDRLSGARFVVQLPVPGRDR; this comes from the coding sequence TTCATACCGCAGCCGGATCGTCGACAGCCGCGTGGCGCAATCGGCGCGCGAGGTGCGGCTGGTCGCGCAGGCGCTGGCATCGGCCACTGCCGAGCGCCGCGATCTGCTGTTGCTCAGCCTGGCACGCGACACCGGCACGCGCATCCGGCTGTACGACGAGGACGGCAGGCTGATTGCCGACAGCCGTGACCTGGGGCTGCGGAACATGATCCTGCGGGACCCGGACAAGGACCCGATAGGCCAGGAAATCGCACGGTTCCTGGACGGCGTGATCGACACCGTCGCCGGCGCCGACCGCACCCCGCTGTATCGCGAGCACCCCGGCGATCGCGGCCTCGAATGGCCCGACGTGCTCGCCGCGCGGACCAGCCACGGCACGCCGGCAACGGTATGGCGCGCGCCGGACCGCACCCCCGTCATCACCGCCGCCGCACCGATCACCCAGCTTGGCGTCGTGATGACCACGGTCAATGCCCGCGACATCACCCAGACGGTGCGCATCGAACGGTACCGGCTAGGACTGGTGCTGGCGGTCGTTTCGCTCGTGTCGGTGCTGTTGTCGCTGTTCCTCGCGCGGACCATCGTGCGGCCGTTGCGGCGGCTGGCGCGGGCGGCGGTGCGGGTCCGGCTGGGGCGGGCCCGCGAAGTCGTGGTGCCGCGGCTGCCCGAGCGCAACGACGAGATCGGGCTGCTCGCCCGCGCACTGTCCGACATGAGCCAGGCGCTGCGGGCGCGGATCGACGCGACCGAAACCTTTGCCGCAGACCTGACGCACGAGCTCAAAAACCCCCTCGCCTCGCTCCGCTCCGCCGTCGAGGGGCTGTCGCGGGTCAAGGACCCCGAATTGCAGGAGCGGCTGCTGGCGATCGTTCGCGACGACGTGCTGCGGCTCGACCGGCTGATCAGCGACATTTCCGACGCCTCGCGGCTGGATGCCCAGCTCAGCCGGGCGACGTTCGAGCGCGTCGACATCGGCGCGATGCTTCAGGCGCTGCTCGACCAGCGCGGCGAGCGCGGGCTGCCCAATGGCATCCGGCTGGTGTTCGATCGCGCGCCCGGCGCCGACCTGACCGTGCTCGGCGAAGGCGCGCGGCTCGAGCGCGTGTTCGAAAATCTCATCGAGAACGCGACCTCCTTCTCGCCGGAGGGCGGGTTGATCAGTCTGTCGGCGACCAGCGACGGCGAGACGCTGACCGTCCGGGTCGAGGACGAAGGCCCCGGCGTACCCGAGGAAGCGCGCGAGGCGATCTTCCGCCGCTTCCACTCGGTGCGCCCGCAAAGCGAGGCGTTCGGCCAGCATTCGGGGCTGGGCCTTGCCATCGCCCGCACCATCGTCGAAGGCCATCAGGGCATGATTTCAGTGGAATCGCGGGAGGATCGGTTGAGCGGAGCGCGGTTCGTGGTGCAATTGCCGGTGCCGGGACGCGATCGATGA